Proteins encoded in a region of the Chryseobacterium piperi genome:
- a CDS encoding GumC family protein — MQQIELQENEETLNLRKVIGKYINKWPWFIGFILLFLIGAYVYLRYSIPQYQSITTLKFDKKQNDITGALADLDNLGLGLGNADELKSEVAVVTSRPILMKVVENLNLSVQYYNSGEIKDSELFTKIPITAKVISYNDNKKFISSEYIVKEVNGNDFTLGSDEKGDVKGSFNKALKLDFGIVVLQKIPGLTFRSKYKIVFWNPLEKVKALENKIQVNLPDQKAMLMDINIVGTIPEKSEAILNEVTKQYNLDGLKDKNLQAQNTQEFIDKRLEVITRDLSGVENQKEDFQNKNRIVDLQAQAELALQNTSDNTKALLQQQTQLDLLNSLQTEASKGSNQLMPSNLGLNLSLEQAISQYNTLLISRNKTLKQATNENPAIVEMNKEIASLKEIVRDNIRQQKSTVQASIAQINNQISSSTGMINKVPGQSKIYRGIERQQNLKEQLFLFLLQKREENAINLSVNVPKAKIVNPAFTEDIPVSPKKSLIILGAILLGILCPFAIFYFFFMWDDKIYSRYDITERTSLGVLADIPSLKNEQSHLVQKNDFSELAEAFRVLVSNLKFILPSKNSAKVVMVTSSVKGEGKTLVSVNLALTLGNKNGRSLLIGSDIRNPQIQRYDNEPIKRKGLTEYLYDDSTDVEELIHTSDTNPNCDVIYAGSIPPNPQELLSNGRYQKLIEQMVNNYAYVVIDSAPLMLVSDTLNIADTADATLYVVRSGVSRNILIDFANGLVKESKLSNVSFVLNDVSKNAGGYGYGNNYGYGYGYSSEKKKKWWQKIFKS; from the coding sequence ATGCAGCAGATAGAACTTCAGGAAAATGAGGAAACCTTAAACTTAAGGAAGGTTATTGGGAAATATATTAATAAATGGCCATGGTTTATTGGATTTATACTACTCTTTTTGATTGGTGCATATGTATATCTTAGATATTCTATACCTCAATATCAATCAATAACAACACTCAAATTTGATAAAAAGCAAAATGATATTACTGGTGCTTTGGCAGATCTTGATAATCTGGGCTTAGGGCTAGGTAATGCGGATGAATTGAAAAGTGAAGTGGCCGTAGTTACTTCAAGGCCAATTCTAATGAAAGTTGTTGAAAATCTTAATTTAAGTGTCCAGTATTATAATTCTGGAGAGATTAAAGATTCTGAATTATTTACCAAAATACCCATTACGGCTAAGGTTATTTCTTATAATGATAATAAAAAATTTATTTCTTCAGAATATATTGTAAAGGAGGTCAATGGGAATGATTTCACTTTAGGAAGTGATGAAAAAGGAGATGTTAAGGGTAGTTTCAATAAAGCTTTAAAACTGGACTTTGGAATTGTAGTTTTGCAAAAAATTCCAGGACTGACATTTCGCTCAAAATATAAGATTGTTTTTTGGAATCCTCTGGAAAAAGTTAAAGCATTAGAAAATAAAATTCAGGTTAATTTACCTGATCAGAAAGCTATGCTGATGGATATTAATATTGTAGGGACAATTCCTGAAAAATCAGAGGCTATCCTAAATGAGGTAACTAAACAGTATAATCTGGATGGTCTTAAAGATAAAAATTTGCAAGCTCAAAATACTCAAGAATTTATAGATAAGAGACTGGAGGTTATTACCCGGGACCTTTCAGGAGTAGAAAACCAAAAAGAGGATTTTCAGAATAAGAATCGTATTGTTGATCTACAGGCACAGGCTGAATTAGCACTTCAAAATACTAGTGATAATACGAAAGCTCTTCTTCAACAACAAACTCAACTTGATTTGCTAAATTCATTGCAAACAGAGGCATCGAAAGGTAGTAACCAACTTATGCCTTCAAATCTTGGACTTAACCTTTCTTTGGAACAAGCAATTTCGCAATATAATACATTACTTATCAGCAGAAATAAAACATTGAAGCAAGCAACAAATGAAAATCCAGCTATAGTGGAAATGAATAAAGAAATTGCTTCATTGAAGGAAATTGTTAGAGATAATATTCGTCAACAGAAATCAACGGTACAAGCATCAATAGCTCAAATAAATAATCAAATTTCATCGAGCACGGGAATGATAAATAAAGTTCCTGGCCAGTCCAAGATTTATAGAGGGATTGAACGACAACAAAATCTTAAAGAACAACTTTTTCTCTTTCTTTTACAAAAGAGAGAGGAGAATGCAATCAATTTATCAGTAAATGTTCCTAAAGCAAAAATTGTAAATCCTGCATTTACTGAAGATATTCCAGTTTCACCTAAGAAAAGTTTAATTATTTTGGGTGCTATACTATTGGGGATACTTTGTCCTTTTGCAATATTTTACTTTTTCTTTATGTGGGACGATAAAATATATAGCCGTTATGATATAACCGAGCGTACATCACTAGGTGTTTTAGCTGATATACCTTCATTAAAGAATGAACAGAGTCATTTGGTACAGAAAAATGATTTTTCAGAATTAGCGGAGGCATTCAGGGTATTAGTTTCCAATTTAAAATTTATACTACCTTCTAAAAATTCAGCTAAAGTTGTTATGGTAACTTCTTCCGTAAAGGGTGAGGGGAAAACTTTGGTTTCTGTTAACTTAGCACTTACATTAGGTAATAAAAATGGGAGATCACTTCTTATTGGTTCGGATATTAGAAATCCTCAGATTCAGAGGTATGATAATGAGCCAATAAAGAGAAAAGGGCTTACCGAATATTTGTATGATGATTCCACTGATGTTGAAGAACTTATTCATACATCAGATACTAATCCTAATTGTGATGTTATCTATGCTGGAAGTATTCCTCCAAACCCTCAGGAATTGTTATCAAATGGTAGGTATCAAAAGCTTATTGAGCAGATGGTTAATAATTATGCTTATGTTGTTATAGATTCAGCTCCATTGATGTTGGTTTCAGATACTCTCAATATTGCAGATACCGCTGATGCGACGTTATATGTTGTGAGATCAGGAGTTTCCAGAAATATATTAATAGATTTTGCTAATGGATTGGTAAAGGAGTCAAAGTTATCAAATGTTTCGTTTGTACTTAATGACGTCTCTAAAAATGCAGGTGGATATGGCTACGGTAATAATTACGGTTATGGTTATGGCTACTCGAGTGAGAAAAAGAAAAAATGGTGGCAAAAAATATTTAAATCATAG
- a CDS encoding SDR family oxidoreductase, with protein sequence MHKVLITGGAGFIGSNLTEYFLNKNYKVVCLDNFATGHRHNVEPFFQNPNYALIEGDIRDLEICRKAVEGVDYVLHQAALGSVPRSIKDPITSNDVNVSGFLNMLIAARDANVKRFVYAASSSTYGDSESLPKIEEVIGKPLSPYAITKYVNELYADVFSKTYGMECIGLRYFNVFGRRQDPNGAYAAVIPLFVKQLMNHEAPKINGEGNYSRDFTYIDNVIQMNELAMLTDNTEAINTVYNTAVGDRTTLNDLVKYLKEYLSELDSEIKKIEVVHGPNRIGDIAHSLASIEKAKIQLGYKPTHTIDKGLKEAVKWYWENLK encoded by the coding sequence ATGCATAAAGTTTTAATTACAGGAGGAGCTGGTTTTATAGGTTCTAATTTAACCGAATATTTTTTAAATAAAAATTATAAGGTTGTTTGCTTAGATAATTTTGCTACAGGGCATAGACATAATGTGGAACCTTTTTTTCAAAATCCTAATTATGCTCTAATAGAAGGAGATATTCGTGACTTAGAAATTTGTAGAAAAGCAGTTGAAGGTGTTGACTATGTTTTACATCAGGCTGCTTTAGGTTCAGTGCCTCGTTCTATTAAAGATCCTATTACAAGCAATGATGTAAATGTTTCAGGTTTTTTGAATATGTTAATTGCTGCACGTGATGCAAATGTTAAACGCTTTGTATATGCAGCTTCATCTTCTACATATGGTGATTCTGAATCTTTACCAAAAATTGAAGAAGTTATTGGTAAACCATTATCACCTTACGCGATTACAAAATATGTAAATGAGTTGTATGCAGATGTATTTAGTAAAACCTATGGGATGGAATGTATTGGTTTACGATATTTCAATGTTTTTGGACGACGTCAGGATCCAAATGGAGCTTATGCAGCTGTAATTCCATTATTTGTAAAACAATTAATGAATCATGAAGCACCAAAAATTAATGGCGAAGGAAACTATTCAAGAGACTTTACTTATATAGATAATGTAATTCAAATGAATGAATTAGCAATGTTAACAGATAATACTGAAGCTATTAATACAGTATATAACACTGCGGTAGGGGACAGGACTACTTTAAATGATTTGGTTAAATATCTAAAAGAATATCTAAGCGAATTAGATTCGGAAATAAAAAAGATTGAAGTTGTCCATGGTCCAAATAGAATTGGTGATATCGCTCATTCTCTTGCTTCAATTGAAAAAGCAAAAATTCAATTAGGTTATAAGCCAACCCATACTATTGATAAAGGCTTGAAAGAAGCTGTAAAATGGTATTGGGAAAATTTAAAATAA
- a CDS encoding nucleotide sugar dehydrogenase, with protein MSTTYKIAIIGLGYVGLPLARLFATKYSVVGFDINQKRIEELNEGKDHTLELDDDILQSVLIKKNPFEISENGLYCSSDLNAIKEANIYVVTVPTPVDKHNRPDLTPLYKSSETVGKVLSKGDIVIYESTVYPGVTEEECIPVLEKVSGLKFNEDFYAGYSPERINPGDKEHTVEKILKVTSGSTPEVGKIVDNLYKSVIVAGTHLAPTIKVAEAAKVIENSQRDINIAFVNELAKIFNLLEIDTHAVLEAAGTKWNFLPFKPGLVGGHCIGVDPYYLAQKAQEKGYHPEIILAGRRLNDSMGQYVASQVVKTMIKKDVNVNGAKILNLGITFKENCPDVRNTKAVDVIKALEDYSLDVTTYDPWASEAEVEHEYGINSTSSLDQIKERFDAIVLTVAHKEFLDLDLTQFLKENGVIYDVKGILKNCDSRL; from the coding sequence ATGAGTACAACATATAAAATTGCAATTATTGGGTTAGGATATGTAGGATTGCCTTTAGCACGTTTATTTGCAACAAAATATTCTGTAGTAGGTTTTGATATCAATCAAAAACGTATTGAAGAGCTAAATGAAGGAAAGGATCATACATTAGAGTTAGATGATGATATTTTACAATCTGTATTAATAAAAAAGAACCCTTTTGAAATTTCAGAAAACGGATTATATTGTTCTTCAGATTTGAACGCTATCAAAGAAGCAAATATTTATGTGGTAACAGTGCCGACTCCTGTTGATAAGCACAATCGCCCAGACTTAACTCCATTATATAAATCGTCAGAAACTGTTGGAAAAGTATTGTCAAAAGGAGATATCGTGATTTACGAATCGACGGTATATCCTGGAGTTACTGAAGAGGAGTGTATTCCTGTTTTAGAGAAAGTATCAGGGCTCAAATTTAATGAAGACTTTTATGCAGGATATTCGCCAGAACGTATTAATCCAGGAGATAAAGAGCATACTGTTGAAAAGATATTAAAGGTTACTTCCGGATCTACCCCTGAAGTTGGAAAGATAGTAGATAATCTATATAAATCAGTTATTGTGGCCGGGACTCATTTAGCACCGACTATTAAAGTTGCAGAAGCAGCAAAAGTTATTGAAAATTCACAAAGGGATATTAATATTGCTTTTGTCAATGAGCTAGCAAAAATATTCAACTTGTTAGAAATTGATACTCATGCTGTTTTGGAAGCTGCTGGAACGAAATGGAATTTTCTTCCGTTTAAGCCTGGGTTAGTTGGAGGACATTGTATCGGGGTAGATCCTTACTATTTAGCTCAGAAAGCTCAGGAGAAGGGGTATCATCCAGAAATCATTTTAGCAGGCAGACGTCTTAATGATTCTATGGGGCAATACGTGGCTTCTCAGGTAGTTAAGACAATGATTAAAAAAGATGTTAATGTCAATGGAGCAAAGATTTTAAACTTGGGAATTACATTTAAGGAAAATTGTCCTGATGTGCGAAATACAAAAGCAGTCGATGTAATTAAGGCCTTAGAAGACTATTCTTTAGATGTTACTACATATGATCCTTGGGCTAGTGAAGCCGAAGTAGAGCACGAATATGGAATTAATTCAACAAGCTCTCTTGATCAAATAAAAGAAAGATTTGATGCTATTGTCCTTACTGTTGCTCATAAAGAGTTTCTGGATTTAGACTTAACACAGTTTTTGAAAGAAAATGGTGTTATTTATGATGTCAAAGGGATTTTAAAGAATTGCGATTCAAGATTATAA
- the rfbB gene encoding dTDP-glucose 4,6-dehydratase, translating into MKKIVITGGAGFIGSHVVRQFVLNYPDIKIINLDSLTYAGNLENLKDIEEEPNYQFVKADITDSKHILEIFEEFQPDGIIHLAAESHVDRSITNPLDFVMTNVVGTVNLLNAAKHIWKDSFEGKRFHHVSTDEVFGALGEEGFFTEETNYDPHSPYSASKASSDHFVRAYADTYGLPIVMTNCSNNYGPNHFPEKLIPLCIHNIINNSPLPIYGDGKYTRDWLFVIDHAKAIDLVFHEGKNGESYNVGGFNEWKNIDLVKELCRQMDEKLGRNAGDSEQLITFVKDRPGHDLRYAIDATKINKELGWMPSVTFEEGLSKTIDWFLNNQEWLNNVTSGDYQNYYQKQYN; encoded by the coding sequence ATGAAGAAAATAGTAATCACTGGAGGTGCTGGTTTTATTGGTTCCCATGTTGTAAGACAATTTGTTCTTAATTATCCTGATATCAAAATTATTAATCTTGATAGTCTTACTTATGCAGGTAATCTAGAGAATTTGAAAGATATTGAAGAAGAGCCAAATTATCAATTTGTTAAGGCTGATATTACTGATTCAAAACATATTCTCGAAATCTTTGAGGAATTTCAGCCTGATGGAATAATTCATCTAGCGGCAGAATCTCACGTGGATAGATCTATTACAAATCCATTAGATTTTGTGATGACCAATGTAGTAGGAACGGTTAATTTATTGAATGCAGCAAAGCATATTTGGAAAGACAGTTTCGAAGGCAAACGTTTTCATCATGTTTCAACTGATGAAGTGTTTGGAGCTCTTGGGGAAGAAGGTTTTTTCACGGAGGAAACAAACTATGATCCGCATTCACCTTATTCAGCGTCAAAAGCATCTTCTGATCACTTTGTTAGAGCTTATGCAGATACATATGGACTTCCTATTGTGATGACAAATTGTTCGAACAATTATGGTCCCAATCATTTCCCTGAAAAGTTAATTCCATTATGTATTCATAATATAATAAATAACAGTCCTTTACCTATTTATGGGGATGGTAAATATACAAGGGATTGGTTATTTGTAATTGATCACGCAAAAGCAATTGATTTAGTATTTCATGAAGGGAAAAATGGAGAATCATATAATGTTGGCGGTTTTAATGAATGGAAAAATATTGATTTAGTAAAAGAGCTATGTAGGCAGATGGATGAGAAGCTGGGAAGAAATGCAGGTGACTCAGAACAGTTAATTACTTTTGTAAAAGACCGTCCAGGACATGATTTACGCTATGCTATTGATGCTACAAAAATCAATAAAGAATTAGGTTGGATGCCCTCAGTAACGTTTGAAGAAGGATTGTCAAAAACAATTGATTGGTTTTTAAATAATCAAGAATGGTTAAACAATGTGACTTCTGGAGATTATCAGAATTACTATCAAAAACAATATAATTAA
- the rfbC gene encoding dTDP-4-dehydrorhamnose 3,5-epimerase has translation MRAKETKLKGCFILEPTVFEDERGYFFESYNEVKLEEILGYRPTFVQDNQSRSSYGVVRGLHMQAGEFAQAKLVRVIEGSVIDVVVDVRVGSPTYGESVAVELNTENKRQLFIPRGFLHGFSVISENATFFYKCDNIYNKASESGINPLDTELNIDWKIPVEQMIISEKDKDAQLFNYFRSIN, from the coding sequence ATGAGAGCTAAAGAAACAAAACTGAAAGGATGCTTTATATTAGAGCCGACTGTTTTTGAAGATGAAAGAGGATATTTTTTTGAATCATATAATGAGGTTAAATTAGAAGAGATTTTAGGTTATAGGCCTACTTTTGTACAAGATAATCAGTCAAGATCATCCTATGGTGTTGTTCGTGGCTTACATATGCAGGCAGGAGAATTTGCTCAAGCAAAATTAGTAAGAGTGATAGAAGGTTCAGTAATAGATGTTGTGGTTGATGTTAGAGTTGGTTCACCTACCTATGGTGAATCTGTTGCTGTTGAACTTAATACAGAAAATAAAAGACAACTCTTTATTCCAAGAGGTTTTTTACATGGTTTTTCTGTAATTTCAGAAAATGCTACTTTTTTCTACAAATGTGATAACATTTATAATAAAGCTTCTGAAAGCGGAATTAATCCTTTAGATACTGAACTAAATATAGACTGGAAAATTCCGGTGGAACAAATGATCATTTCCGAAAAGGACAAAGACGCTCAGTTATTTAATTATTTTAGAAGTATTAATTAA